One Phoenix dactylifera cultivar Barhee BC4 chromosome 14, palm_55x_up_171113_PBpolish2nd_filt_p, whole genome shotgun sequence DNA window includes the following coding sequences:
- the LOC103715127 gene encoding protein FAR1-RELATED SEQUENCE 6-like, with protein sequence MEEPSARSKNPRRARLSRRDLNSKDLAGDGAVGGVGQAEGLENDESDGDSATEGGYDGVPEVGMVFKTHQEVSKFYKRYARRVGFGVSVRRSSFTKEGQCLYLELMCCKGGRKRPEPKYRKRTSATTNCPAKIRVKLWGDGLLHLELANLDHNHPVSPSMARFLSCYKQLEAAKKRGSEHVNGDGALVQPEELSQFPVDRLRALEELLFSESEHRSFVERGRLRLGEGDAEALRLFFTLMQAKNSDFFNVIDLDEEGCVRNVFWADARSRAAYQYYNDVVALDTTYVTNNYDLPLATFVGVNHHGQPVLLGCSLLSDETTETYVWLLKAWIACMSGHIPKALISDHCKGIQSAVSEVLPGIRHRLCSWQIIKKVPEKLGGFAEYRAISKAMQKAVYDSLTVDEFEEDWRRMIEIYGLQENEWQKSLYECRHTWAPVYLKDTFWAGMSPTQRSETMNTFFDGYIDAKTSLKQFLCKYEMALQSKYEKEAQADFETFHKRRPSVSKFYMEEQLSKVYTLNMFKKFQDEIEAIMYCHASLVKSDGPVSTFNVKECIFLDDGKRTMNRNHGVLYNTEQKEVQCICGSFQFRGILCRHALSVFKLQQVHEIPSQYILDRWKKDFKRLHVIARSSNDVVANNRVDRYDYLSMRCLQLVEVGVLSDKYQLALKLMREMEKFLLSDSTHDDTQPKIKPHVPKTNKLNQDINQSVGKIAAPETGNEMRRRGRPPQTKQSQASLGTSKEGVNPQVFPTGSQFGVPMHHPQYIGHQAAMRPSIVYMFPGGFDPQTFGNGPMMPWIYQQMFQAAQKPKDSLGPRAGRPTRKRKIYRGHKPVEATQEPKEPPAPAAPATG encoded by the exons ATGGAAGAACCCAGCGCCCGATCAAAGAACCCTAGAAGAGCTCGTCTCTCCCGCCGTGACCTCAACTCTAAG GACCTGGCGGGGGATGGTGCCGTGGGTGGAGTTGGTCAAGCTGAAGGACTGGAAAATGATGAATCGGATGGGGATAGCGCCACCGAGGGAGGCTACGATGGAGTCCCAGAGGTGGGCATGGTGTTTAAAACCCATCAAGAAGTCTCTAAGTTCTACAAGAGATATGCTCGCCGGGTGGGATTCGGAGTCTCGGTGAGAAGATCTTCTTTCACCAAGGAAGGTCAATGTCTGTATCTAGAACTGATGTGCTGCAAAGGTGGCCGGAAACGGCCGGAGCCGAAGTATAGGAAGAGGACTTCAGCAACCACAAACTGCCCGGCGAAGATCAGGGTGAAGTTATGGGGTGATGGGTTGCTGCATTTGGAGCTAGCCAACCTTGATCATAACCACCCGGTTAGCCCTTCGATGGCCCGATTCTTGAGCTGCTATAAACAGCTTGAGGCGGCCAAGAAACGTGGCTCCGAACATGTGAATGGTGATGGTGCGCTGGTGCAGCCAGAGGAATTATCTCAATTTCCTGTTGATAGATTACGTGCGCTTGAAGAGCTACTTTTTAGTGAAAGTGAGCATAGGAGTTTTGTCGAACGAGGTAGGCTGAGGCTCGGGGAAGGAGATGCCGAAGCTCTCCGCCTGTTCTTTACCCTAATGCAAGCCAAGAACTCAGATTTCTTTAACGTCATTGATCTAGATGAGGAAGGCTGTGTGAGGAATGTGTTCTGGGCCGATGCCAGGTCAAGGGCGGCATATCAGTATTATAATGATGTTGTTGCTCTTGATACAACCTATGTGACGAATAACTACGATTTGCCTCTTGCAACTTTTGTGGGGGTGAACCATCATGGTCAGCCAGTGTTATTGGGCTGCAGTTTGCTCTCGGATGAGACCACGGAGACCTATGTATGGTTGCTTAAGGCATGGATAGCATGTATGTCAGGGCATATTCCCAAGGCCCTGATCAGTGACCATTGTAAGGGCATTCAGAGTGCGGTGTCGGAGGTGCTCCCGGGAATTCGCCATCGCCTATGCTCATGGCAGATAATTAAAAAGGTCCCAGAAAAACTAGGGGGTTTCGCAGAGTATAGAGCGATCAGCAAAGCGATGCAGAAGGCTGTGTATGACTCCTTGACAGTTGATGAATTTGAGGAAGATTGGAGGAGGATGATTGAGATATATGGACTCCAAGAGAATGAGTGGCAGAAATCACTATACGAATGTCGGCATACTTGGGCCCCTGTTTATCTTAAAGACACATTTTGGGCAGGGATGTCCCCTACCCAACGTAGCGAGACTATGAATACCTTTTTTGATGGGTACATAGATGCAAAAACTTCTTTGAAGCAGTTTCTTTGTAAATATGAGATGGCCTTACAGAGTAAGTATGAAAAGGAAGCCCAAGCAGATTTTGAGACATTCCACAAAAGACGACCCTCAGTGTCGAAGTTTTACATGGAAGAGCAGCTGTCCAAAGTGTACACTCTCAatatgtttaaaaagttccaggATGAGATTGAGGCCATAATGTATTGTCATGCATCACTAGTTAAGTCAGATGGGCCAGTCTCTACCTTCAATGTGAAGGAATGTATTTTTCTTGATGATGGTAAGAGGACAATGAATAGGAATCATGGAGTCCTATACAACACAGAACAAAAGGAAGTTCAGTGCATTTGTGGTTCCTTTCAATTTAGAGGAATTCTGTGTAGGCATGCTTTATCTGTCTTTAAGCTGCAACAAGTGCATGAAATTCCGTCCCAGTATATTCTTGATCGATGGAAAAAGGACTTCAAGCGGTTGCATGTTATAGCTCGTTCTTCAAATGATGTGGTTGCTAATAACCGAGTGGATCGTTATGATTATTTATCAATGCGATGCCTTCAACTGGTTGAAGTTGGAGTTTTGTCAGATAAATACCAACTTGCTTTGAAGTTGATGAGGGAGATGGAGAAGTTTCTTCTAAGTGATAGCACACATGATGATACACAACCTAAGATTAAGCCTCATGTTCCTAAAACAAATAAACTGAATCAGGATATCAATCAAAGCGTAGGAAAGATTGCAGCTCCAGAGACTGGAAATGAAATGCGGCGGCGTGGTCGGCCACCACAAACAAAACAGTCGCAG GCTTCTCTTGGAACATCAAAG GAAGGAGTAAACCCACAGGTCTTTCCAACTGGTAGCCAGTTTGGTGTACCAATGCATCACCCACAGTATATTGGCCATCAAGCAGCAATGCGACCGAGCATTGTTTATATGTTTCCG GGTGGGTTTGACCCACAGACATTTGGAAATGGACCAATGATGCCGTGGATTTATCAGCAAATGTTCCAG GCAGCTCAGAAACCAAAGGATTCTCTTGGTCCAAGAGCAGGACGACCAACAAGAAAACGGAAGATATATCGTGGCCACAAGCCTGTGGAAGCAACTCAAGAACCCAAAGAACCTCCTGCCCCAGCAGCCCCAGCGACTGGTTAG